In Acidimicrobiia bacterium, the sequence GGATACCGCCGTGGCAGGCGTTGCGGTGACCACCGGCGGCGGGCACACGCTCCGGGTAGAGGTACCGCTGGCGAGAGTCGCCGGTGTGTGGCAGGTGGTCGACCTCAGCCGGGAATCCAGCTGAGGCGAATCCGCCGCTCCGCGTTGTCCTGGTTGGGATCAATGAGCATGACCGACTGCCAGGCCCCCAGCGCCGGCATCCCGCCCAGAACGGGAATGGTGATGCTGGGTGCAATGAAGGCAGGCATTACGTGATCGGCGCCGTGGCCGGGCGAGCCGTGGCGGTGGCGCCACCGGTCGTCGCGGGGCAGGACACCGTCAACGGCGTCTATGACATCACGATCGC encodes:
- a CDS encoding YjbQ family protein, with amino-acid sequence MDSVVLTIHTGGRRGAFDITSEVSEFAAGRGDGLVSVFVPHATAGVAIIESGAGSDRDVIDAVDGVLPRDDRWRHRHGSPGHGADHVMPAFIAPSITIPVLGGMPALGAWQSVMLIDPNQDNAERRIRLSWIPG